A genomic segment from Propioniciclava sp. MC1595 encodes:
- the rpe gene encoding ribulose-phosphate 3-epimerase, with protein sequence MANRIHPSILNANLAGLDDEIRRIPSSAGIHIDVMDNHFVPNLTLGLPVVECLRNNHRDAFLDIHLMIENADVHAPAYAELGCESVTFHLEASNAPIRTARQIRSVGSRASIGLRPQTPIEPLADIITEFDMVLIMTVDPGFGGQSFLDGMLGKIRRTREIVKGSGQEIWIQVDGGIAESTIERAVDAGADVFVAGSAVFRAEDPDAMVRSLKDLADARCAGH encoded by the coding sequence GTGGCGAACCGCATCCATCCCAGCATCCTGAACGCGAACCTGGCCGGCCTCGACGACGAGATCCGCCGGATCCCCAGCTCGGCGGGGATCCACATCGACGTGATGGACAACCACTTCGTGCCGAACCTCACGCTCGGGCTCCCGGTCGTGGAGTGCCTGCGGAACAACCACCGCGACGCCTTCCTCGACATCCACCTGATGATCGAGAACGCCGACGTGCACGCCCCGGCCTACGCCGAGCTGGGCTGCGAGTCGGTCACCTTCCACCTCGAGGCGTCGAACGCGCCGATCCGCACGGCGCGGCAGATCCGCTCGGTGGGCTCGCGGGCGTCCATCGGCCTGCGGCCCCAGACGCCGATCGAGCCCCTGGCCGACATCATCACCGAGTTCGACATGGTGCTGATCATGACCGTCGACCCGGGCTTCGGCGGGCAGAGCTTCCTCGACGGCATGCTCGGCAAGATCCGGCGCACCCGCGAGATCGTGAAGGGCTCCGGCCAGGAGATCTGGATCCAGGTCGACGGCGGCATCGCCGAGTCGACCATCGAGCGGGCCGTGGACGCCGGCGCCGACGTCTTCGTCGCGGGGTCGGCGGTGTTCCGGGCCGAGGACCCCGACGCCATGGTGCGCTCCCTGAAGGACCTCGCCGACGCCCGCTGCGCGGGGCACTGA
- the fmt gene encoding methionyl-tRNA formyltransferase: MRLVLAGTPSVAIPSFEALLASDHEVTAVVTRPDAARGRSKRLVPSEVGQWAADHGIPALKPMHPRDPEFVAALTELAPDACPVVAYGALVPQHVLDIPRYGWVNLHFSLLPRWRGAAPVQRAVMAGDGVTGATTFRLVRELDAGPVYGTTEMALTGTETAGEVLEALAHTGARLLLDTIDALATTEPAEQDDEAAVTLAPKITVEEARIDWTRQADEIDRLVRGCSPEPMAWTTIGDERFKVALGRPTDEAGLAPGEVRVEKRRVLVGSGTTALELVRVQPQGKKEMAGADWGRGLRDAAVRFA, encoded by the coding sequence GTGCGCCTCGTCCTTGCCGGAACCCCGTCCGTCGCCATCCCCTCGTTCGAGGCCCTGCTCGCCTCCGACCACGAGGTGACCGCCGTCGTGACCCGGCCCGACGCGGCCCGGGGCCGCAGCAAGCGGCTCGTGCCGAGCGAGGTGGGGCAGTGGGCGGCCGACCACGGCATCCCGGCGTTGAAGCCCATGCACCCCCGCGACCCCGAGTTCGTGGCCGCCCTCACCGAGCTCGCCCCCGACGCCTGCCCGGTCGTGGCCTACGGCGCGCTGGTGCCGCAGCACGTCCTCGACATCCCGCGGTACGGGTGGGTCAACCTGCACTTCTCCCTGCTCCCGCGCTGGCGAGGCGCCGCTCCCGTCCAGCGGGCCGTCATGGCCGGCGACGGAGTGACCGGCGCCACGACCTTCCGCCTCGTGCGCGAGCTGGACGCCGGCCCCGTGTACGGCACGACGGAGATGGCGCTCACCGGCACCGAGACCGCCGGCGAGGTGCTGGAGGCTCTCGCCCACACCGGCGCCAGGTTGCTCCTCGACACCATCGACGCCCTGGCCACCACCGAGCCGGCCGAGCAGGACGACGAGGCCGCGGTCACGCTCGCGCCCAAGATCACGGTCGAGGAGGCCCGCATCGACTGGACCCGGCAGGCCGACGAGATCGACCGGCTGGTCCGCGGCTGCTCGCCCGAACCCATGGCGTGGACGACCATCGGCGACGAGCGGTTCAAGGTCGCTCTCGGACGCCCCACCGACGAGGCCGGGCTGGCCCCCGGCGAGGTGCGGGTCGAGAAGCGACGGGTCCTGGTCGGCAGCGGCACGACGGCGCTGGAGCTGGTGCGCGTCCAGCCCCAGGGCAAGAAGGAGATGGCCGGGGCGGACTGGGGCCGCGGCCTGCGCGACGCCGCGGTGCGGTTCGCCTGA
- a CDS encoding RsmB/NOP family class I SAM-dependent RNA methyltransferase codes for MAAGNRTLRRRRPDRPRLLAHRILGAVTQQDAYANLETARVLSDAGLDPRDAGFVTELVSGTCRLLGTYDRILAAASGRDSFDPALADALRLGTHQLLSMRVGHHAAISTTVDLAAATVGEKVAGLTNAVLRKVAARDLDGWVDHLARDEDALGRLALRTHHPRWIAQAYIDLLGDEADEALSANNVPPVPTLVVRPGLAEVSELEGEPTSRSPFGARRPGNPGDLPAVREGRAGVQDEGSQLVVLALAESDAPEGPWLDLCAGPGGKAALLAGLAMQQESTLLASELQPHRAELVAQALRAYDGPHRPQAIAADGTRPAWASGRFARVMADVPCTGLGALRRRPESRWRRTPEHLAELVPLQRRLLTSALDSAAPGGVVAYVTCSPHRDETEGVLAAVLADRDDVTRESTTQLWPHRDGTDAMFCALLRRRA; via the coding sequence ATGGCCGCCGGCAACCGCACGCTCCGCCGCCGGCGACCTGACCGGCCGCGGCTGCTCGCCCATCGCATCCTGGGTGCGGTCACCCAGCAGGACGCCTACGCCAACCTCGAGACCGCCCGGGTCCTGTCCGACGCCGGCCTCGACCCCCGCGACGCAGGATTCGTCACCGAGCTCGTCTCCGGCACGTGCCGCCTGCTCGGCACCTACGACCGCATCCTGGCCGCAGCGTCCGGGCGCGACTCCTTCGACCCCGCGCTCGCCGACGCCCTGCGCCTGGGCACCCACCAGCTGCTCAGCATGCGGGTGGGGCACCACGCCGCCATCAGCACCACCGTCGACCTCGCCGCGGCCACCGTGGGCGAGAAGGTCGCCGGGCTCACCAACGCGGTGCTGCGCAAGGTCGCCGCCCGCGACCTCGACGGCTGGGTCGACCACCTCGCCCGCGACGAGGACGCCCTCGGACGCCTCGCGCTGCGCACCCACCACCCCCGCTGGATCGCCCAGGCCTACATCGACCTGCTCGGCGACGAGGCCGATGAGGCGCTGTCCGCCAACAACGTCCCGCCCGTGCCGACGCTCGTCGTGCGGCCCGGCCTGGCGGAGGTCTCCGAGCTCGAAGGCGAACCGACCAGCCGCTCCCCGTTCGGCGCCCGGCGCCCCGGCAACCCGGGCGACCTGCCCGCCGTCCGCGAGGGCCGCGCCGGCGTCCAGGACGAGGGCAGCCAGCTCGTGGTGCTCGCGCTCGCCGAGTCCGACGCGCCCGAAGGTCCGTGGCTCGACCTCTGTGCCGGCCCCGGCGGCAAGGCGGCCCTGCTCGCCGGCCTGGCGATGCAGCAGGAGAGCACGCTGCTGGCCTCCGAGCTCCAGCCGCACCGCGCCGAGCTGGTCGCCCAGGCCCTGCGCGCCTACGACGGCCCCCACCGGCCGCAGGCGATCGCGGCGGACGGCACCCGGCCCGCGTGGGCGTCCGGCCGTTTCGCCCGGGTGATGGCCGACGTGCCCTGCACCGGTCTGGGGGCCCTGCGCCGGCGTCCGGAATCGCGGTGGCGCCGCACGCCCGAGCACCTCGCCGAACTCGTGCCCCTGCAGCGCCGCCTGCTCACCTCGGCCCTCGACTCCGCCGCCCCCGGCGGGGTGGTCGCCTACGTGACCTGCTCGCCGCACCGCGACGAGACCGAGGGCGTCCTCGCGGCGGTGCTGGCCGACCGGGACGACGTCACCCGCGAGTCGACCACACAGCTGTGGCCGCACCGCGACGGGACCGACGCGATGTTCTGCGCGCTGCTCCGCCGCCGCGCATGA
- a CDS encoding 1-acyl-sn-glycerol-3-phosphate acyltransferase: protein MGKELDRNRSQQPLRTPSAPGDGPVYRRLAAFAGVVLRATSREVWDDAAALPATGGMLLVSNHVSYADVLAVGRYVIWSGRWPRYLGKAELWSTPVVGWFARKCGQIPVLRNTAQARDALAPAQAALERGECVGIYPEGGRTRDPDLWPMTARTGVARLALSTGVPVIPTANWGTHLIMPGRRLTWPRLWPRKTIRVVMGDPVPLSDLHGRTDVEAMRIATDRIMDAVTILVEGLRGETRPAGVWDPRKGERVTKA from the coding sequence ATGGGCAAGGAGCTCGACCGCAACCGCAGCCAGCAGCCGCTCCGCACCCCCAGCGCCCCGGGCGACGGCCCGGTCTACCGGCGCCTCGCCGCGTTCGCCGGGGTCGTCCTGCGCGCCACCTCCCGCGAGGTCTGGGACGACGCGGCCGCCCTGCCGGCCACCGGCGGCATGCTGCTGGTGAGCAACCACGTCAGCTACGCCGACGTGCTGGCCGTGGGCCGCTACGTGATCTGGTCGGGCCGCTGGCCCCGTTACCTCGGCAAGGCCGAGCTGTGGAGCACCCCGGTCGTCGGCTGGTTCGCCCGCAAGTGCGGCCAGATCCCCGTGCTGCGCAACACCGCCCAGGCCCGGGACGCCCTCGCCCCGGCCCAGGCCGCCCTCGAGCGGGGGGAGTGCGTCGGCATCTACCCCGAGGGCGGGCGCACGCGCGATCCCGACCTGTGGCCCATGACGGCCCGCACCGGCGTCGCCCGGCTGGCGCTCTCCACAGGCGTGCCGGTGATCCCGACGGCCAACTGGGGCACCCACCTGATCATGCCCGGGCGCCGGCTCACGTGGCCGCGGCTGTGGCCGCGCAAGACCATCCGCGTGGTCATGGGCGATCCGGTGCCGCTGTCCGACCTGCACGGGCGCACCGACGTCGAGGCCATGCGCATCGCCACCGACCGCATCATGGACGCCGTGACGATCCTCGTCGAGGGCCTCCGCGGCGAGACGCGGCCGGCCGGTGTCTGGGACCCCCGAAAGGGTGAACGCGTCACAAAGGCGTGA